The Acidobacteriota bacterium genome has a window encoding:
- the mce gene encoding methylmalonyl-CoA epimerase, whose amino-acid sequence MIEGIDHLGIAVRSIDEARKIYEQMGLEVEAIEEVPREGVRVAIIPCGASRIELLEPTTDDSPIAKFLAKRGPGLHHLCLATDDVAGEGESLQQNGFRLLREQATPGADGCLVNFIHPKSADGVLVEISEKVEG is encoded by the coding sequence ATGATCGAAGGCATCGACCACCTGGGTATCGCCGTGCGCTCCATCGACGAGGCGCGCAAGATCTATGAGCAGATGGGTCTCGAGGTGGAGGCCATCGAAGAGGTGCCCCGGGAGGGTGTGCGGGTGGCCATCATCCCCTGCGGCGCCAGCCGCATCGAGCTCCTCGAACCCACCACCGACGATTCCCCCATCGCCAAATTCCTCGCCAAGCGAGGCCCGGGGCTGCACCACCTTTGCCTGGCCACCGACGACGTCGCCGGGGAAGGGGAGTCGCTGCAGCAGAACGGCTTCCGCCTGCTGCGGGAGCAGGCGACCCCCGGCGCCGACGGTTGCCTGGTGAACTTCATCCACCCCAAGAGCGCCGACGGCGTGCTGGTGGAGATCTCCGAGAAGGTCGAGGGCTGA